Proteins from a single region of Bos javanicus breed banteng chromosome 7, ARS-OSU_banteng_1.0, whole genome shotgun sequence:
- the LOC133251970 gene encoding olfactory receptor 7E178-like has translation MKPQNLTDVSEFLLLGLSDDPDMQPLLFGLFLSMYLVTVLGNLLIILAVSSNSHLHTPMYFFLSNLSLTDVSFSTTIIPKMLVNLQTHSKSITYAGCLTQLTFFSLFAFLESLLLTVMAYDRLVAICHPLHYLVIMNPRFYGLLVLVSFSISLLTSLLHCLMVSQLTFCEDVEVPHFFCELSQLLNLSCSDTFINNILIYFIGAILGGVPLSGIIYSYTQITSSILRVSSSDGKYKAFSTCGSHLSVVCLFYGTGLGVYLSSTVSSSHRKSAVVSVMYTVVTPMLNPFIYSLRNKDIKSTLWRIIIKKA, from the coding sequence ATGAAACCACAGAATCTAACAGATGTCTCAGAATTCCTCCTCCTGGGCCTCTCAGATGATCCAGATATGCAGCCCCTCCTCTTCGGACTCTTCCTGTCCATGTACCTGGTCACTGTGCTTGGgaacctgctcatcatcctggctGTCAGCTCCAattcccacctccacacccccatgtacttcttcctctccaatttGTCCTTGACTGATGTCAGTTTCAGCACCACCATCATTCCCAAGATGCTAGTGAACCTCCAGACACACAGCAAATCCATCACCTATGCAGGCTGCCTAACTCAACtgacctttttttctctttttgcttttttggagaGTCTCCTTCTgacagtgatggcctatgaccggttAGTGGCCATTTGTCACCCTCTCCACTACCTGGTCATCATGAACCCCCGCTTCTATGGCTTGTTGGTCCTGGTGTCATTTTCCATCAGCCTTTTGACCTCCCTGCTGCACTGCTTGATGGTGTCACAGCTTACTTTCTGTGAAGATGTGGAAGTTCCTCATTTCTTTTGTGAACTTTCTCAACTCCTCAACCTTTCCTGTTCTGATACCTTCATCAATAACATATTAATCTATTTCATTGGAGCCATCTTGGGTGGAGTTCCACTCTCAGGGATCATTTACTCTTATACTCAAATTACATCCTCCATTCTAAGAGTCTCATCTTCAGATGGGAAGtacaaagccttctccacctgtggttCTCATCTGTCagttgtttgcttattttatggAACTGGCCTTGGGGTGTATCTCAGCTCCACTGTCTCATCTTCCCACAGGAAGAGTGCAGTGGTCTCggtgatgtacactgtggtcacccctatgctgaaccccttcatctacagccTAAGGAACAAGGACATCAAGAGTACCCTCTGGAGAATTATCATCAAAAAAGCCTAA